A window from Leptothermofonsia sichuanensis E412 encodes these proteins:
- a CDS encoding TldD/PmbA family protein, whose translation MPSIQELATQAKEIANRLSIHKYDIFGSAVDETSVKVDQGKPDQVKASQRSSVTVRVWNEENSMGVTSTTDVDPNGLELALKTAYEASFFGVKENVPDFSPEATAPLAQQISEKTPQVPVSDLLDRLIVAEKEVKDAHPAIASVPYNGLAQRDIDHFYLNSDGAVRTEAYSTASIYLYSKTEEAGKKPRSAGAFRMSRGIETLDIAGCLQETIDKTLSHLNYDKIQTGKYRVVFSPEAFLNLLGAFSNLFNAQNILDKQSLSTPESLGTQIASPLLSVCDDALHPDNVSIATFDGEGTPTRRLALITDGVLTSFLHSAGTAKRFNTQPTGHANIGAKVSVSPHFYHVFPGKPAEQVYSLDSAENVVLIDDLHALHAGVQALQGSFSLPFDGWLINHGKRTSIEAATVAGDFLDVLRSIIYVENEAHLTPSGVCSYVWVEGLSITGE comes from the coding sequence GTGCCGAGTATTCAAGAACTGGCAACCCAGGCAAAAGAAATCGCCAATCGGTTGAGTATTCACAAGTACGACATTTTTGGTTCAGCCGTGGATGAAACCAGCGTCAAAGTGGATCAAGGCAAACCGGACCAGGTGAAAGCATCCCAACGCTCCAGTGTGACTGTGCGGGTGTGGAATGAGGAAAACTCCATGGGGGTGACTTCCACAACCGATGTGGATCCAAATGGCCTGGAACTGGCGCTCAAAACAGCCTACGAAGCCAGCTTCTTTGGCGTCAAAGAAAACGTACCCGACTTTAGCCCGGAAGCCACTGCTCCCCTGGCTCAGCAAATCAGTGAGAAAACTCCCCAGGTTCCCGTTTCAGACCTGCTGGACAGGCTGATTGTGGCTGAGAAAGAAGTGAAAGACGCCCATCCTGCGATCGCCAGCGTCCCTTACAACGGTCTGGCCCAGCGGGACATTGACCACTTTTACCTCAACAGTGATGGCGCGGTCAGAACCGAAGCCTACTCTACAGCTTCTATCTACCTCTACAGCAAAACTGAAGAAGCAGGCAAGAAACCCCGCAGTGCCGGGGCATTTCGGATGAGTCGAGGCATAGAAACCCTGGATATAGCAGGATGCTTGCAGGAAACAATTGACAAAACCCTCAGCCATCTGAACTATGACAAGATCCAGACGGGCAAATACCGGGTCGTCTTTTCACCGGAAGCATTTCTCAATTTGCTGGGAGCATTTTCTAATCTGTTTAATGCCCAAAATATTCTGGATAAGCAAAGTCTCTCCACCCCTGAATCCCTGGGAACCCAGATTGCTTCTCCACTGTTGTCGGTCTGTGACGATGCCCTCCACCCGGATAATGTCTCTATTGCAACCTTTGATGGTGAAGGTACACCCACGCGCAGACTTGCCCTGATTACGGACGGGGTATTGACCAGTTTTCTTCACAGTGCCGGAACTGCGAAGCGATTCAACACTCAACCTACGGGACATGCCAACATTGGTGCCAAGGTTAGCGTCAGCCCCCACTTTTACCATGTGTTCCCTGGTAAACCCGCAGAGCAGGTGTACAGCCTGGATAGTGCCGAAAATGTGGTGTTAATCGATGATTTGCATGCCCTCCATGCCGGGGTTCAGGCTCTCCAGGGTTCATTTTCCCTGCCCTTCGATGGATGGCTGATCAACCACGGCAAACGGACCAGTATTGAGGCAGCCACCGTCGCGGGTGACTTTTTGGACGTTTTAAGGTCCATCATTTATGTAGAAAATGAAGCCCACCTGACCCCCAGTGGCGTTTGTTCCTATGTGTGGGTTGAAGGACTGTCCATTACCGGGGAGTAG
- the mltA gene encoding murein transglycosylase A, with product MVTRVNNQGLFWGVGMALITIALPVVAQTPAVNGDVARVQRSTPAKPLVAVGLPARLGLDQQIWGESGHPGDRPALLAAVDHSLRYLRTARAAEDYRKLSIPGITRQRVVRSLQRFRQLLLHTRSSAELQAFVEREFVLYQATGKDGQGTVGFTGYFEPVHFASLQPTPEFRYPIYRQPPDFATWSQPHPTRVQLEGADGLQFAKGKLRGQELAWLRDRLEAYLIQVQGSARLRLTNGRTMTVGYAGHTDYPYVSLGKELVNAGKIKQEDLSLPVVIQYFQQNPADLDVYLPRNQRFVFFRETGGRSATGSLGVPVTPERSIATDKSLFPPGALALIQTQIPYVTAAGQLEPRAVSRYVLDQDTGGAIKGAGRVDIYMGTGKLAGDRAGLINTPGSLYYLLLKE from the coding sequence GTGGTGACGCGGGTGAATAATCAAGGGCTGTTCTGGGGAGTTGGGATGGCGCTCATCACGATCGCTCTGCCTGTGGTAGCCCAAACCCCAGCGGTCAATGGAGACGTTGCCCGGGTTCAGCGCTCAACGCCTGCAAAACCATTGGTCGCGGTTGGGTTACCGGCCCGGCTGGGGCTGGATCAGCAAATTTGGGGGGAATCAGGGCATCCGGGCGATCGCCCGGCTTTGCTTGCGGCTGTTGACCACAGCCTGCGATACCTCAGAACGGCTCGTGCGGCAGAAGATTATCGCAAACTTTCAATCCCAGGGATCACCCGCCAGCGGGTGGTCCGCAGCCTCCAGCGGTTTCGTCAGTTACTCCTCCACACTCGCTCGTCAGCCGAGTTACAGGCATTCGTTGAGCGAGAATTCGTTCTATACCAGGCTACGGGCAAAGACGGTCAGGGTACGGTTGGCTTTACCGGCTATTTTGAACCCGTGCATTTTGCCAGTCTGCAACCAACTCCGGAGTTTCGGTATCCCATTTATCGACAGCCGCCTGATTTTGCCACCTGGTCCCAGCCCCACCCCACCCGAGTCCAACTGGAAGGAGCGGATGGACTACAATTTGCAAAAGGAAAATTGCGAGGGCAGGAACTTGCGTGGCTGCGCGATCGCCTGGAGGCATACCTGATCCAGGTGCAGGGGTCTGCTCGTCTGCGCCTGACAAATGGTAGAACCATGACCGTTGGCTATGCTGGACACACCGATTACCCTTACGTCAGCCTGGGTAAGGAACTGGTCAACGCCGGCAAGATTAAGCAGGAAGACCTCTCCCTGCCGGTTGTCATCCAGTACTTTCAGCAAAATCCAGCCGACCTGGATGTCTATCTGCCTCGTAATCAGAGATTTGTGTTTTTCAGGGAGACAGGAGGCAGATCCGCTACTGGCAGCCTGGGTGTTCCAGTCACGCCGGAACGTTCGATCGCGACCGATAAGTCGCTTTTTCCTCCTGGCGCTCTGGCACTGATTCAGACCCAGATTCCCTATGTGACTGCCGCAGGACAACTGGAACCGCGGGCTGTCAGCCGCTATGTTCTGGACCAGGACACTGGTGGAGCCATTAAGGGTGCCGGACGAGTGGATATTTATATGGGAACTGGAAAGCTGGCCGGCGATCGGGCTGGTTTGATCAATACGCCCGGATCTCTGTATTACTTACTGTTGAAGGAGTGA
- a CDS encoding PspA/IM30 family protein, producing MGLFDRVSRVVRANLNDLVSKAEDPEKILEQTLIDMQEDLVQMRQAVASAIASQKRTQQQLNQAQTEANNWQQRAQLALQKGDENLAREALLRKKTHTETATTLKAQLDQQTTTVDALKRNLIALEGKISEAKTKKDMLKARASAARANEQLQNTVGRMSTSSSMAAFERMEEKVLQMEARSQAAAEIAGADLESQFAMLESGSNVDDELEAMKAQLLGGASPAQAKLPATETTTGSATAQGTSAPVQDAAVDDELEALKTKLDQL from the coding sequence ATGGGATTATTTGACCGCGTTAGCCGGGTAGTTAGAGCCAACCTGAACGATCTGGTCAGCAAGGCGGAAGACCCCGAAAAGATCCTGGAGCAAACCCTGATTGATATGCAGGAGGACCTGGTGCAGATGCGTCAGGCGGTGGCCAGTGCGATCGCCAGCCAGAAGCGCACCCAGCAACAGCTAAATCAGGCGCAGACCGAAGCCAACAACTGGCAGCAACGGGCACAACTTGCCTTACAAAAAGGCGACGAAAATCTGGCGCGGGAGGCTTTACTGCGGAAGAAAACCCATACCGAAACAGCCACGACCCTGAAAGCACAACTGGATCAGCAAACCACCACTGTAGATGCCCTGAAGCGGAATCTGATTGCGCTGGAAGGAAAGATTTCTGAAGCCAAAACCAAGAAAGACATGCTCAAGGCACGGGCTTCGGCAGCCAGAGCAAACGAACAACTACAAAACACCGTTGGGCGTATGAGCACAAGCAGCTCTATGGCAGCCTTTGAGCGGATGGAAGAAAAAGTCCTGCAAATGGAAGCCCGCTCCCAGGCCGCCGCAGAAATTGCTGGAGCCGATCTGGAGAGCCAGTTTGCCATGCTGGAGTCCGGCAGTAATGTGGATGATGAATTAGAAGCTATGAAAGCTCAGTTGCTCGGTGGTGCCTCCCCTGCTCAGGCCAAACTTCCTGCCACTGAAACAACCACTGGCTCTGCCACTGCTCAGGGAACCAGTGCCCCGGTTCAGGATGCCGCCGTGGATGATGAATTGGAAGCATTAAAAACAAAGCTGGATCAGTTGTAG
- the trxA gene encoding thioredoxin encodes MSSVQVITDAEFETEVLKADKPVLAYFWASWCGPCRLMAPIVDGLAEAYGDRIKVVKLEVDPNPEAVNQCQVEGVPALRLFKQGTLVESREGAINKQKLEAIVNPHL; translated from the coding sequence ATGAGTAGTGTGCAGGTAATTACCGACGCTGAGTTTGAAACCGAGGTTCTGAAGGCAGACAAACCCGTGCTGGCATATTTTTGGGCATCTTGGTGTGGTCCCTGTCGGCTGATGGCTCCGATTGTGGATGGTCTGGCAGAGGCTTATGGCGATCGCATCAAAGTGGTCAAGCTGGAAGTTGATCCCAACCCTGAAGCGGTCAATCAGTGTCAGGTAGAAGGAGTTCCTGCCTTAAGACTGTTTAAGCAAGGAACTCTGGTTGAATCCAGAGAGGGTGCCATCAATAAGCAAAAGCTGGAGGCGATCGTCAATCCTCATTTGTAG
- the menB gene encoding 1,4-dihydroxy-2-naphthoyl-CoA synthase: protein MQIDWQPAKTYEDILYHKADGIAKITINRPHKRNAFRPRTVSELYDAFSNAREDRRIGVVLLTGAGPHTDGKYAFCAGGDQSVRGHGGYVDDDGIPRLNVLDLQRLIRTMPKVVIALVAGYAIGGGHVLHVICDLTIAADNAIFGQSGPRVGSFDGGFGASYLARIVGQKKAREIWYLCRQYNAQQALEMGLVNCVVPVDQLEAEGIQWAREILEKSPIAIRCLKAAFNADCDGQAGLQELAGNATLLYYMTEEGAEGKQAFLEKRPPNFRQYPWLP, encoded by the coding sequence ATGCAAATTGACTGGCAACCGGCAAAAACCTACGAAGACATCCTCTATCACAAAGCTGATGGGATTGCCAAAATCACCATCAACCGTCCCCATAAGCGCAATGCTTTTCGTCCCAGGACCGTGTCGGAACTCTATGATGCCTTTTCGAATGCACGGGAGGATCGGCGCATTGGTGTGGTGCTGTTGACAGGGGCAGGTCCCCACACCGATGGGAAATATGCTTTTTGTGCCGGTGGCGACCAGAGCGTGCGCGGGCATGGCGGTTATGTGGATGATGACGGGATTCCGCGATTGAATGTCCTCGACTTACAGCGGTTGATTCGCACCATGCCCAAGGTGGTAATTGCCCTGGTAGCCGGGTATGCGATCGGCGGTGGACACGTCTTACATGTCATCTGTGACCTGACGATCGCCGCTGACAACGCCATTTTTGGGCAGAGTGGTCCCAGGGTTGGCAGTTTTGATGGTGGATTTGGTGCCAGTTACTTAGCACGAATCGTAGGGCAAAAAAAAGCACGAGAAATCTGGTATCTCTGCCGTCAGTACAATGCCCAGCAGGCACTGGAAATGGGCCTGGTCAATTGTGTCGTTCCGGTTGACCAGCTAGAGGCAGAGGGCATCCAGTGGGCACGGGAAATTTTGGAAAAAAGTCCAATCGCCATTCGCTGCCTCAAGGCCGCCTTCAATGCTGACTGTGATGGGCAGGCTGGCTTACAAGAGCTTGCTGGCAATGCCACCCTGCTTTACTACATGACGGAAGAGGGAGCTGAAGGGAAACAGGCTTTTCTGGAAAAGCGTCCACCCAATTTCCGCCAGTACCCCTGGCTGCCTTAG